In Pirellula sp. SH-Sr6A, the DNA window GGGATCTTCGCCGCATCGACTGACGTCCCACGCCTTCACCTCCGCTGCAATGGTGGTGGGGTAGCCTGTCGGGTCGAACAAGGAAATTTTGCCGACCCCGCTTTGGCTCTCTTTCAAGGCGGACCACACAGTGGTCACGTCATGACCGAGAGGATTGATCATCCCAATCCCTGTAACGACAACGCGTCGACGCATTAAACTATCACTCCAAAAATGCAGAAGGAACTGGGCTGGGCTGGAAAGGATCTAATCAGCCGATCGGGCGAATGCTTTTGCCGCCTCTTTCTCCGCCTCGATCATATGGGCTGGAGGTCCTATTCTATTGCCGTTCTGGTCGACAGCAACGTCGAACATTTTCAGAATGCGAAGTGTTCGGAGCAGATCTTCCGGGGGGAATAGCGCGGACTCCCCAAATCGCTCATCCAGAAATGCAAACCAAAGTTCCAGTTCCGCGATGATTTCACCTCCGACTCGAATCGTCCCTTCGATAATCGCACCCGTCGGTTGCTTATCTTGGATGACGGCCTCGAAGTGGATTTGGTCGCCGGGCACGACCAAGCGGTGGAACACGGCTTTCGAAACCTTAGCGAGAACCGTTTTCGTTCTGAATCCACCAGGCTCCGATACCAATAGCCCACCCGTCTGCGCCATCCCCTCTATCATGAGCGAATGGGGGTAGTGCGGATGGCCTGGCTGGTAATCGTCCAGCGGCTCCTCACCAAAGGAAATGTTCTTGATCGCGCAAGCCCGCTTGTCGCGCACGAACTCTGTAAACCGGTCGATCCAAAACCAACGCATCGGCGACCTTACGCTGCAACCTTGGATTCGACGTATCGGCACAGATCGCTGACGGTCAGCAAATTACCGAAGTCTTGGACGCGAGGATTTTGCTCGAACTTGGAAAGGTCGGCCCAAGCCATCCGCTTCTTGAGTTCGGCGAGACCCGATGCGGTCACCTTGCCGTCTTGAACATATTGACTGTCGGTGAGAATGTCCTTGGGGAAAAGATCTTCCGTTGCGATCTTGATCCCAAACGCCTTCTCAAGCTTGAAAACGATATCGAGGAAGTCGATCGATTCCGCTCCCAAATCTCCCACCAATGTCGCGTCTTCGGTCACTTCGGAATCATCGACTCCGAGCGCATCGGTCAGCGCGGCCTGGACTTTGGTAAAGACTTCTTCACTCACTGGCATTTCAATGATTCCTCGAACCTTTGGTCGAAATATGGGACAAGGCTCAGCGCGTTGTCCGAACGGTGGAAAAGGCGAACAGGTTATGCTTTATCGCCAAAATCGAAGCATTTAGATAACGTTTTTAGCCATTGTTGGCTAGCCCCATGCAGGTTTTTCTCGATTTGCGTCGCGTCGGAAATACGAATTCCAAGCCACTCGAACATCCGGATCGAATCCCTCGGACTAGGCCAAGATGCTGGGCAAAACAGGTGCTTTGCCCCCCAGCAGATCGATCATTTCCTCCCCAAACGGGGTGTCCGTCCAATCTAACTGTGTCAAAGCGGCACGAACTTGATCCCACTGGTCGGTTACCGCGAGGGATTCGTCGACGAATAGGATCGGCTGGCGACCCACTCGAACCAATCCGCCCCGGACCCCTCGAAGCCACTCTCGACGAATCTGAATTCCTTCCTCGAGGGCGATTGCAAGCACTCGCTCTAGCTTGTCTACCGTTCCCTGCATTTCGCAAACCTCCCAAGCTCGCATTTGGTTAGGAGACCCGAGCCGCTCCCATGCGACTTTGCCGGAAAAGCTCCAACTAAGCCTCCAGGTCGACTTTCCTTCGGGACGATAATCATTCTTCGTGCGTGTCGCCAGATCGAACCGACTACTCTTTCTTTGCGAAACTCAATGCAAAATCAAGAGCTCTCCACCACCGCCCCCCTGCCAGCTTCTTCGACGCAGCGCCACGAGGATGCTTCGTCTGCGATTTGGCTCGAGGAACTGCAATCGCGTCTCATGCAAGTCGAGCGATTGGCGGCCGTCGGGGAACTGACGAGCACCACCACGCACGAGTTCAACAACCTGCTCATGACCATCATCAACTACGCGAAGATGGGATTGCGTTACAAAGATGAGCCGACTCGCGAAAAGGCGTTTACTCGGATCCTGGACGCAGCCAACCGAGGTGCCAAAATCACGTCCACCGTCCTCGGCCTCTCGCGCAGTCGCCCCAACGACCTAGAGCTTTGCCAACTCGGGCAACTCGTCGAAGACACGTTGGTCCTTCTCGAACGCGAGATGCAGAAGTACCGCATCTATGTCGAGATGCAATTGGACGAGGTACCTCCCGTCTTCGCGTCTCCAAGCCAAATCCAGCGTCTGCTGCTGAATCTGCTCACCAATGCCAGGCAAGCGATCGGCGAGAACGGAACGATCCGTATCAAGCTAGCTTTGGACAAGAAAACGAACTCGGTCGCGTTGACAATCCGCGACTCCGGCTGCGGGATTCCACCTGAACAACTGCCGAGAATTTTCGAAGCCTTTTACACCACCAAAAAAGGCCCCGATGAAACGGGCAAAGGGGGAACAGGGCTGGGGCTGAGTGTCTGCCGCGAGATCGTGGAGAACCACAAAGGTCGCATCCGGGTAGAAAGCACCGTCGGGAAGGGGACCGCTTTCTCCATCCGCATTCCGGTCGCGGAAACGACGCCGGAAATGGACGCTCCGCAAGGTTTCAGCGAAGCCTATGGCGCCGAGGCTTAGGCGAGAATCTCTTTCACGATTCTCGCTGGCTCGACTCCCGTCAATTTCAAATCCAACCCTTGGTTCTTAAAGGTGAATCGCTCGTGGTCGACGCCGAGCAGATGGAGAACCGTGGCGTGGAAATCGCGGATGTGAACGGGATCCTTCACAATGTTGTACGAAAAGTCGTCGGTCTCACCGTAAATCATCCCCGGCTTGATCCCTCCACCCGCCATCCACATGGTGAAGCAGCGAGGATGGTGATCCCGTCCATAGTTGTCTTTGGTGAGTCCACCTTGCGAATAAATGGTTCGACCAAATTCTCCGCCCCAAATGAGGAGGGTCGAATCGAGCAATCCCCGGGCCTTGAGATCGGTGATCAATCCGTAGGTGGCGCGATCGACATCTTTGCACTGCGACGGTAAACGTTTCGCTACATTCCCGTGGTGATCCCAGTTGTTCAAGTAGACTTGAACGAATCGTACGTCGCGTTCGACCATGCGCCGAGCGAGAAGAACGGTGTTGGCATAGGTGCCCGGCTTCTTGGCGTCTTCACCATACAGCTCAAACGTGCTCTCGGGCTCGTTCGCGATGCTGGTTAGTTCCGGGACGCTCGACTGCATGCGGAACGCAAGTTCGTACTGTTGGATACGGGTATGGATTTCCGGATCGCCCACAGCTCGAAAATTCATTTCGTTGAGCTGCTTCAATCCGTCCAAGGTTTTGCGGCGGACATCCATCGGCACACCGGCCGGATTGTTGATGTAGAGGATCGGGTCGCCGGACGAACGGAAGCTCACTCCCGCATGCTCTCCAGGCAGTACCCCCGATGACCATAGCCGCGCCGAGATGGCTTGGATCTGCTCGGTATTGCTAGGTTGTGCCACCAACACGACGAACGTGGGTAGGTTGTTGTTCATCGAACCCAAGCCGTAGGAAACCCAAGCTCCCATGCAGGGGCGGCCAGTGACCATGTTGCCGGTTTGCATGTAGGTGATGGCGGGCTCATGGTTGATGGCCTCGGTGTGCATGGATCGCACGAAGCACATATCGTCGACCACTTTCGCCGTCTCGGGGAGTAGCTCCGAAACCCACATGCCAGACTGTCCGTACTGCGCGAACTTGTATTTGGAAGGAGCGATGGGAAAGCGGGACTGTCCGCTCGTCATCGTCGTCAACCGTTGTCCATTGCGAATGGACTCGGGCAAGTCTTTGTCGTACCAATCATTCATCTGAGGTTTGTAGTCGAAGAGATCCATCTGCGACGGACCACCGACCATGTGCATATAGATGACCCGTTTCGCTTTGGGGGCGAAGTGGGGGAGCATCGGCAATCCACCCGTCACGGGAGCATCCTCCCCGAACGATTGGCCGACCGGGAGCCCTAGCGATGCGAGCGCTGCGAGTCCCACCGCATTGCCGCCTCGTCGAAAAAATTGGCGTCGCGTTTCGCTGCGAACGTATTCCTCAAACAGCGGATGAATCATGGTTCAGGTTCGATCGTAAAAGTAGGGTTCGTGTCGACGTCTCAGCATGTGTTGGATTCGATGGATCCAATCACTTGGTGATCACTTCGTCCAAGTTCATCAGTTCATTGCAAAGCATGGTCCAAGCCGCTAACTCCGCGGGGGGCACCGACTCCTCGTTCTTCGATTCGCCCACCTGCAGCAACTGGGTGGCTAGCTCCGAATTGGTCTGGTAGAAGCTCAAGAGTTCTTGATAGCTGCCCTGGACCACTTGCACCTCTTCGGCTCGAAGCGGTCGGCCAACCAGCCGCTCGGCAATCCATTGAACGCGTGACGAGACCTCCGCGCCGGCCCCTGGCTCTTTCAAGACCTTGTTGGCCAGGACGCGGGCTGCTTCCACAAACTGCGTGTCATTCAACGTAACGAGCGCTTGAAGGGGAGTGTTGGTTCGTTCTCGTCGGATCGTACATACCTCGCGAGCGGTCGCATTGAACACTTCCATATTGGCGGGTGGCGCGGCTCGTTTGAGGAATGTGTAGATGCTTCTTCGATACAAACCCTCCCCTTTGTCTGCCACATAGTTTCGCGTGTTGCTCTCCGGCATGGCGACCGCTTCCCATACTCCCGGGGGTTGATAGGGCTTCACGCTCGGACCACCGATCTTCGACACGAGCAGTCCGCTCGTCGCCAAGGCGGTGTCGCGGATCATCTCGGCATCCATTCGGAATCGAGGCCCGCGAGCGAGCAGTTTGTTGGAAGGATCCCGAGCCAGTTTTTCAGGAGAAACGCTGGCGGTTTGGCGATAGGTCGAACTCGTGACGATCAACCGGAAGTAGTTCCTGATGTTCCAGCCGTCTTCTTGGAAGTGGACGGCCAAGTAATCGAGGAGTTCCGGATGGGTGGGGAGCTGCCCGGTGATGCCAAAGTCCCCAGCGGAGGGGACCAAGCCGTTTCCGAAGACTTCTTGCCAAAAACGATTCACGGTGACCCTCGCGGTCAGCGGATGATCGGGCTGCAGCAGCCATTTCGCAAAACCCAAACGGTTCTTAGGCAGTCCCTCCGCCATCGGTGGCAACACGGCCGGGACTGCCGGTTGGACTTCGGTTCCCCGTTTGTCGTAATCTCCCCGGGTCAGCACATGAGCCATGGGAGCCGAGTCCGCTTCGTGCATGACGTGAGCGATGGTTCCTCGCTGCCGAATGGCATTTTGCTCGGCGACCAATTGGTTGCGCTCGTTGTTGAGTCGAATCGATTCTTCGTCGCGCGTGGCCAAGTAATGGCTGAAGAGTTCTTCCCTCTCGGCATCCGATCGCTCGGACTTGGCCAGTAAGAAATCTCGCCGCGACTTCGATTTCAACTCGGCGATCGCGTCCGCCGGAACGACCGAACGATAGATTCGAATGTCCTGGATGACAGCCTTATCCGCAGGCGCGCTGGTATGGCGGCGTCCGATCGTGAGGGGGACTTCGGTGCGCGTGGTCGCAGTGAGTGTCTTGGATTGAATGGTGCGATCGACTTCATTTCCGTTGATGAAGATCTTTAGTCCTTCGATTTTCGAGGAGCCATCGTAGCTCACTGCGACGTGGCTCCATCGGTTGGCCGGGAGCTTCGGTTTGGAGACCGCTTTAAGGGCGTCCTCGGGCCACTTGTGGATCAAATGCATCCCCACGGTGCCGTTTTCCATCCAGATATCCCAGCCTCGATGGCCGTTGGCCTCATCCATCCGGGCGATCAACGAACCATTTTGGTTATTGGTTGGCTTGACCCATAACGCGACCGTAAACGGTTGATCTCGTTCCAAGTCCCCCACTGGCAGGGATGGAAAGACATCCCGCACTTCCCACGCTTTGGGGCCGATGTAACCTGCGGCGAGAGCGGCCTCTTGGCTCAGGGGCGTCCGTCGGTAGACACCTTGGTGAACGCTCTCGATCCATCGCGCCTCGGAAGCCACAAAGGGGATATGGGTCTCAGGGGCACCGGGTGCGCCGGGGGATGGCCAAGCCAATTCGGCGCTTGTAGCAGGATCGGTCAAATACTTTTCAAAAGGCTCTTTGGCGGCTTCTTTTCTCGCTTGGATGCTTTCATTGGATTTGGCGATCAAGCCTTCGAGTTCGGCAGCGCGAGGGCGGTCCTCGGCCAGTGGGACGGGACGATCGGAGGTGTGTCCTTGATATTGCCATCGCGGACCGCCTGCGTGGTGTTGTTGAAAAACGCCGCCATTTGGTAGAACTCCGCCTGGCTGATCGGATCGAATTTGTGATCGTGGCAAACGGCGCATCCGACGGTGAGTCCCAACCAAACTTGACCAGTCGTCTCCACCCGGTCTCGCGTGTAGAGCACTCGGTATTCCTCATCGATGATTCCACCTTCGTTGGTGGTGATGTTGCAGCGGTTGAATCCGGTCGCGATGCGTTGGTCCAAATCTGCATTGGGGAGAAGATCCCCGGCCAGCTGCTCGATGGTGAATTGGTCGAAAGGCAGGTTTCGATTGAAGGCGTTGATCACCCACTCGCGGTAGGACCACATCTCGCGGAAGTTGTCGAAGTGAATACCGTGCGTGTCGGCGTACCGCGCGTAGTCAAGCCAATAGCGACCGCGGTGCTCGCCCCATTCGGGACGTTTGAGCAGTTGATCGACGTAGTTCTCGTACCGATCGGGGCTGGGGTCCTCCAGCACCGCTTTGATCTCTTCGGGGGTCGGAGGAAGGCCGGTTAAGTCATAGCAGACGCGACGAATGAGCGATCGCATGTCCGCTTCCGGCGAAGGCTCCATGCCGCGGCGTTCCAATTCGGCCAGGATGAAGCGATCGATTGGGTTGCGC includes these proteins:
- a CDS encoding DUF1549 domain-containing protein, coding for MLHHFVSSKASSWVIGLLWIPLLSVASLAEGMVQYNRDIRPILTENCFACHGPDANKRAADLRLDVRDQAIAGGALVPQSAEESELWKRIISTDADSVMPPPESHKSLTEKQKELIRQWISEGAEYQSHWAFIPPKKPELPHVRNGGWVRNPIDRFILAELERRGMEPSPEADMRSLIRRVCYDLTGLPPTPEEIKAVLEDPSPDRYENYVDQLLKRPEWGEHRGRYWLDYARYADTHGIHFDNFREMWSYREWVINAFNRNLPFDQFTIEQLAGDLLPNADLDQRIATGFNRCNITTNEGGIIDEEYRVLYTRDRVETTGQVWLGLTVGCAVCHDHKFDPISQAEFYQMAAFFNNTTQAVRDGNIKDTPPIVPSHWPRTALALPNSKA
- a CDS encoding sensor histidine kinase, producing MQNQELSTTAPLPASSTQRHEDASSAIWLEELQSRLMQVERLAAVGELTSTTTHEFNNLLMTIINYAKMGLRYKDEPTREKAFTRILDAANRGAKITSTVLGLSRSRPNDLELCQLGQLVEDTLVLLEREMQKYRIYVEMQLDEVPPVFASPSQIQRLLLNLLTNARQAIGENGTIRIKLALDKKTNSVALTIRDSGCGIPPEQLPRIFEAFYTTKKGPDETGKGGTGLGLSVCREIVENHKGRIRVESTVGKGTAFSIRIPVAETTPEMDAPQGFSEAYGAEA
- a CDS encoding 3-hydroxyacyl-ACP dehydratase FabZ family protein — its product is MRWFWIDRFTEFVRDKRACAIKNISFGEEPLDDYQPGHPHYPHSLMIEGMAQTGGLLVSEPGGFRTKTVLAKVSKAVFHRLVVPGDQIHFEAVIQDKQPTGAIIEGTIRVGGEIIAELELWFAFLDERFGESALFPPEDLLRTLRILKMFDVAVDQNGNRIGPPAHMIEAEKEAAKAFARSAD
- a CDS encoding acyl carrier protein, with translation MPVSEEVFTKVQAALTDALGVDDSEVTEDATLVGDLGAESIDFLDIVFKLEKAFGIKIATEDLFPKDILTDSQYVQDGKVTASGLAELKKRMAWADLSKFEQNPRVQDFGNLLTVSDLCRYVESKVAA
- a CDS encoding DUF1501 domain-containing protein, with the protein product MIHPLFEEYVRSETRRQFFRRGGNAVGLAALASLGLPVGQSFGEDAPVTGGLPMLPHFAPKAKRVIYMHMVGGPSQMDLFDYKPQMNDWYDKDLPESIRNGQRLTTMTSGQSRFPIAPSKYKFAQYGQSGMWVSELLPETAKVVDDMCFVRSMHTEAINHEPAITYMQTGNMVTGRPCMGAWVSYGLGSMNNNLPTFVVLVAQPSNTEQIQAISARLWSSGVLPGEHAGVSFRSSGDPILYINNPAGVPMDVRRKTLDGLKQLNEMNFRAVGDPEIHTRIQQYELAFRMQSSVPELTSIANEPESTFELYGEDAKKPGTYANTVLLARRMVERDVRFVQVYLNNWDHHGNVAKRLPSQCKDVDRATYGLITDLKARGLLDSTLLIWGGEFGRTIYSQGGLTKDNYGRDHHPRCFTMWMAGGGIKPGMIYGETDDFSYNIVKDPVHIRDFHATVLHLLGVDHERFTFKNQGLDLKLTGVEPARIVKEILA
- a CDS encoding DUF1553 domain-containing protein, which codes for MASEARWIESVHQGVYRRTPLSQEAALAAGYIGPKAWEVRDVFPSLPVGDLERDQPFTVALWVKPTNNQNGSLIARMDEANGHRGWDIWMENGTVGMHLIHKWPEDALKAVSKPKLPANRWSHVAVSYDGSSKIEGLKIFINGNEVDRTIQSKTLTATTRTEVPLTIGRRHTSAPADKAVIQDIRIYRSVVPADAIAELKSKSRRDFLLAKSERSDAEREELFSHYLATRDEESIRLNNERNQLVAEQNAIRQRGTIAHVMHEADSAPMAHVLTRGDYDKRGTEVQPAVPAVLPPMAEGLPKNRLGFAKWLLQPDHPLTARVTVNRFWQEVFGNGLVPSAGDFGITGQLPTHPELLDYLAVHFQEDGWNIRNYFRLIVTSSTYRQTASVSPEKLARDPSNKLLARGPRFRMDAEMIRDTALATSGLLVSKIGGPSVKPYQPPGVWEAVAMPESNTRNYVADKGEGLYRRSIYTFLKRAAPPANMEVFNATAREVCTIRRERTNTPLQALVTLNDTQFVEAARVLANKVLKEPGAGAEVSSRVQWIAERLVGRPLRAEEVQVVQGSYQELLSFYQTNSELATQLLQVGESKNEESVPPAELAAWTMLCNELMNLDEVITK